A genomic region of Arachis duranensis cultivar V14167 unplaced genomic scaffold, aradu.V14167.gnm2.J7QH unplaced_Scaffold_236746, whole genome shotgun sequence contains the following coding sequences:
- the LOC127744292 gene encoding ATP synthase subunit 9, mitochondrial, whose amino-acid sequence MTRMEKFEMLEGAKSMGAGAATIASAGAAVGIGNVFSSLIHSVARNPSLAKQLFGYAILGFALTEAIALFALMMAFLILFVF is encoded by the coding sequence ATGACGAGAATGGAGAAATTCGAGATGTTAGAAGGTGCAAAATCAATGGGTGCCGGAGCTGCTACAATTGCTTCAGCGGGAGCTGCTGTAGGTATCGGAAAcgtattcagttcattaattCATTCCGTGGCAAGAAATCCATCATTGGCAAAACAGTTATTCGGATATGCAATCCTGGGCTTTGCTCTAACCGAGGCTATTGCCTTGTTCGCATTAATGATGGCCTTTCtgattctctttgttttctaa